The nucleotide sequence AACAGGTGAGATCTGAGGAAATTGAGAGTACAGAACTTGTCCCCTTTCCAAATTCCTAAACATATACACATGAGGGGCATAACCCGTCTTTTCCAACCATTTAGCAGTATGAAACTTAAAAGTCGCAGGATTCACTCTACCAACAGACATCCTACCCTTTAGTATCCCTTAATTCAGTATCCTCCTTGTATTCTGcctctctctctctctctcaCTTCATCAACCTATTAAGAAACCGTTACGTCCTTCGCAAACTTATAAAAATCGCGTGCCCAGGGTAACACCATGTCAGAATTATGTGACAAGATGTTCGCTTATATAATTAATTCAGGCAATTACCTAGCTAATGATGACAATACCCATTCCATCAACCGCATCCATTGTGTCCCAGATCATGAGCAGCAGCAGAAGATCCAAGAAGGAGGAGACGTTCTATATCCCAGTGGGGCTCACCACGTTTCAGAAAGACCTCATTGAAATACTGGTCTCCATCCATGCTCATTCCTTCCAGAATGAATCCAAGACGGCTACTCCTCGAGAGCAAGACTCCAGTAAGTCCTCTGTGTCGTCATCAATCCCACAAACTTTATCCGATAGACAGATGAACTATATCTTTGATACCAATATCAGATCTGTCATTAATCATCCATCCTTACTGGTGGATCATTATATGCCCAGACAATTCTTGAGAATGGAACCTAATGAAAGATTAATTAATACAAGCGGTAAATTTAAAGTCTTTcaacaattattatttaaattgCTGGATAAGGAGAAGGATGAGGTGTCCAAGAAGgttcttttaatttcacATAGTATTAAGGAATTGGATATCTTAGAAGGTTTCCTATTAGGTCAGAAAGTTAGGATTAAGAGAATATCGGGAACATCATTGTACGATGAGGGTCACCCAGGTCCGGTTGCtgaatcattatcattatcatcatcgtcttcatcaGAGAGTAATGTTAAGAAATCGAGAGAAAATTCTTCCACTCCAATTTCATCCACGTCATCACAATCAAATACAAATGTTTCCTTCTCAGGATATTCTAAGGACGGTTATTCTTATACCAAAAAGAGAAAGTTGAATCCCCATGATATTGATCAAGTTGAAGAATGTAAAAGTAGAGAACAGGATTGTTTATTGTTGGCAACGACAacacatttgaaaaacgACGAGGATTTATTGAAGGATTTCgatattgatattattatcagtTTTGATCCCATGCTTGATCCCTTATTAACTGCAATTGATAAAAAAAGATACATCAAGGACACTGGTAAGCGAACGTCGTCTCATAGAAGAATAATCCCCATAATAAAAATGCTAGTATTGGGATCACCAGATCACTTTATTTTATGTAATTCTGACGGAGAAAAGGAAACTTATGAATTCTTGAAGGCATCTTTggattattttttaaagaCTAGAACATTAAAGAGGGAAGATGTTGAATCATTAGATTTGACTAATTTTAAAGAAGCTTTATTCGGTGAACCCGACGTGACTTGTAATTGTACTTCCATCCCGCCTTTAGAATCATTCCCCCATGATGCCGATGTTGATTACCTTACTCCTAAATTTTCTCCATTGCAACATTCATCAGATAAGGATTCACAGACGTTGTGTGTTTCACCACTTAGCTTGAAATCTTATCAGGAAGAATTAATGCGGAGGTCCATGCAACGATTcgatcaattgaaaaaagaaattaaagaaaatgataaaatattacGAATTAATAGGTTAAAGGAAACCACGAGACAAAATGAAATCGAtgtattgaaaaatgacattggaattattttcaagaaatttcaagaatcTGAAATATCTGAAACTggattgaaaaaaagattgGAAAGATTGCTAGGTGAATCGATAAAATTAGATAAGAGTAATACGGTTTTGGAGGGCCAACTGGAAGAGCTAACGGGCCTAGTATCGTTGACAGACGAGAGTAATATCGACTCTAAACTCGCCGAATACACAAGAGATAACACTTTTAAAGatataaaattaaatgagTTGACTGTTGATAACAAAGCAAAAACTacaaaaaatgatgatttgaGAATGGAATATCAGACGAAATCTACCATAGCTGTAGAGAAGGCCCAAACCCTTCAAGATTTAAAGAGGATTAAGAAAGAGactgaagaaagaaaaaatggaCCTCTTAATACAATGACTAATTTAGAACCATTACTATCTCgtgagaagaaattgaaaggGGATCTGGAATCACTTGTTCAAAACtctaaattcttgaaagacttaatcaaatctttaaatgatAAGTATCCAATAATTGGAGGGAAGgagtcttcttcttcttctacGAGTTTACGAGATAACGCCGGCAATGGTAACGGAAGATATCGCTCAAGAAGGGGTAATACTCCTAATTATACGAGATAAATACATTTCTGGCATCCAAAGGGCTTCCTTTTAACCATAGTTTTAATTAAAGTAgcattccaaatattcatgtaatataaaaatatctaTAAGTCATAAACTCTACAAAACGTATTTGGTTCTCCGGGTAGgccttaattttttttttcaattttgaaaagaaaattttttgaGATGCGATGAGCTACAATTCTACctaaaaaaattcattagtTGAAATAAAACAAGATATAACCAAAGCACTGTAGACTACCAATCCTATATTATGACTAAGAAGCTACTAGCTGATAAAATTGCAAAGAAGATTAACAAAGTTGCCGTACCAGATTTTGATATCGAAGATGATGAACGTGCCGTTTTTGAACATAACGAAAATGCAAATTCCTCCAATGATGATTTGAGTGATCTTGATGACGAGAAGGAGGAAGAGCTTAAAAGTGCTCATTACGTGGATGTTGGGAAATCTAAGTTGAGAGCTAACACTTTGGAAATAAAGgatgaaaaatatcaagGTTCCAAGGGTTCGAGGAAGGACCTATTTGACAATGACAATGAGAATGTATCTGATAGTGGCTCATCTGATGAagcaaataataatgaagatgatgtcTCAGATAGTGACGACGCTATTTCTCTTAAGACAGACTCCGAAGATGAACTCATCTCagaaagtgaagaagaatctgGTGATTCAGAGGcggaggaagaagatgaggaCACTGAGTTGAAAAGAGAGCGTTTAGCTAAATTGGTTCAGCAAGAAACTAAACAAGTcatgaataaattatctCAATCAATCCAGCGTGATGCAGCCAAGGGTTACTCGATTGCCAATCAAAATAGactttttgataatattataGATATGAGAATTAAGCTGCAAAAGGCTGTAACAAACGCTAATAAATTACCAATAACGAAGGAATCCTGGAATACTTATAC is from Naumovozyma castellii chromosome 6, complete genome and encodes:
- the HDA2 gene encoding Hda2p (ancestral locus Anc_5.311), which gives rise to MMTIPIPSTASIVSQIMSSSRRSKKEETFYIPVGLTTFQKDLIEILVSIHAHSFQNESKTATPREQDSSKSSVSSSIPQTLSDRQMNYIFDTNIRSVINHPSLLVDHYMPRQFLRMEPNERLINTSGKFKVFQQLLFKLLDKEKDEVSKKVLLISHSIKELDILEGFLLGQKVRIKRISGTSLYDEGHPGPVAESLSLSSSSSSESNVKKSRENSSTPISSTSSQSNTNVSFSGYSKDGYSYTKKRKLNPHDIDQVEECKSREQDCLLLATTTHLKNDEDLLKDFDIDIIISFDPMLDPLLTAIDKKRYIKDTGKRTSSHRRIIPIIKMLVLGSPDHFILCNSDGEKETYEFLKASLDYFLKTRTLKREDVESLDLTNFKEALFGEPDVTCNCTSIPPLESFPHDADVDYLTPKFSPLQHSSDKDSQTLCVSPLSLKSYQEELMRRSMQRFDQLKKEIKENDKILRINRLKETTRQNEIDVLKNDIGIIFKKFQESEISETGLKKRLERLLGESIKLDKSNTVLEGQLEELTGLVSLTDESNIDSKLAEYTRDNTFKDIKLNELTVDNKAKTTKNDDLRMEYQTKSTIAVEKAQTLQDLKRIKKETEERKNGPLNTMTNLEPLLSREKKLKGDLESLVQNSKFLKDLIKSLNDKYPIIGGKESSSSSTSLRDNAGNGNGRYRSRRGNTPNYTR